One segment of Schistocerca nitens isolate TAMUIC-IGC-003100 chromosome 3, iqSchNite1.1, whole genome shotgun sequence DNA contains the following:
- the LOC126248329 gene encoding glycoprotein endo-alpha-1,2-mannosidase yields MCMVMHIRLLIIRVKRHVFLTIFMFSLVAVLGFISHKWRNMILNLDLPNRRQATIVQPFVIKTDLLKEENVQKLLSSKSYHLTTEKIFNEKIAKAKRFYQKMQHISQKMKKYRSNSNTEQNRTVSTKLNYDVHIFYYVWYGNLVVDHEWKHWNHRYLPNWKREDKRVYPTGSHQPPTDISSNFYPALGCYSSRDNNIIDVHMRLLRDANIGVLVVSWYPPGMSDTEGTSSDSLVSVLLDIANKYDLKIALHIEPYSGRNPINLAKYLQYIATQYASHPAFYHRQHRGKKLPVFYIYDSYLTPSGTWKELLSSKGNLSVRGTKLDGIFLGLLVDVQHRYEIKKAHFDGFYTYFASSGFTYGSSWKNWRSLSKFAYQNSLIFVPSVGPGYIDTQIRPWNVANIRHRRHGKYYEVAWRSAITTQPKIISITSFNEWHEGTQIEPALPKSTPSFTYLDYEPEGPYFYLNLTKWWINEFTKRTQDDSTRI; encoded by the exons ATGTGCATGGTAATGCACATTCGTCTGTTAATTATCCGTGTCAAGCGACATGTTTTTCTGACGATATTTATGTTCAGTTTGGTTGCTGTATTGGGCTTCATAAGTCATAAATGGCGGAATATGATTTTGAACCTAGATTTACCAAATAGAAGACAAGCCACTATTGTACAACCATTTGTTATCAAGACTGACCTTTTGAAAGAGGAAAATGTACAAAAGCTACTGTCAAGCAAGTCTTACCACCTTACCACAGAGAAAATATTCAATGAAAAAATTGCTAAAGCAAAAAGGTTTTATCAAAAGATGCAACATATATcacaaaaaatgaagaaataccGTAGTAATAGTAACACAGAGCAAAACAGAACTGTGAGTACAAAACTGAACTATGATGTACATATATTTTATTATGTGTGGTATGGAAATTTAGTAGTTGATCATGAGTGGAAACACTGGAATCACAGGTACCTACCAAACTGGAAAAGAGAAGATAAGAGAGTTTACCCTACAGGCAGTCATCAGCCTCCTACAGACATTAGCTCGAACTTCTACCCAGCACTTGGATGTTACAGCTCAAGAGATAATAATATTATTGATGTGCACATGAGACTTCTAAGAGATGCTAACATTG GTGTACTTGTCGTCTCATGGTATCCACCAGGAATGTCTGATACCGAGGGCACCTCATCAGATTCATTAGTTTCAGTTTTGCTGGACATTGCTAATAAATATGACCTCAAGATAGCACTGCATATTGAACCATACAGTGGCAGAAATCCTATCAATCttgcaaaatatttacaatatattgCAACTCAGTATGCAAGTCATCCAGCCTTCTACCATAGACAACATAGAGGAAAGAAACTGCCTGTGTTTTACATTTATGATTCCTATCTAACTCCTTCTGGAACATGGAAAGAGCTTCTCAGCAGTAAAGGCAACCTTAGTGTTCGTGGAACAAAACTGGATGGAATATTCCTTGGGCTCTTGGTAGATGTTCAACACAGATATGAAATAAAGAAGGCACACTTTGATG GTTTCTACACATACTTTGCTAGCAGTGGATTCACATATGGATCATCATGGAAAAACTGGCGAAGTCTTAGTAAATTTGCATATCAGAATAGTCTTATATTTGTTCCATCTGTTGGTCCTGGGTATATTGATACCCAGATTAGACCTTGGAATGTCGCAAATATCAGGCACAGGCGCCACGGAAAATACTACGAGGTTGCTTGGCGAAGTGCAATAACTACCCAACCTAAAATAATTTCAATAACTTCATTCAATGAATGGCATGAGGGAACACAGATAGAACCAGCCTTACCGAAGTCCACTCCCTCATTTACGTATCTAGATTATGAACCTGAAGGTCCATATTTTTATCTAAATTTGACTAAATGGTGGATAAATGAATTCACAAAAAGAACACAGGACGACAGCACCAGAATTTAA